A DNA window from Molothrus ater isolate BHLD 08-10-18 breed brown headed cowbird chromosome 2, BPBGC_Mater_1.1, whole genome shotgun sequence contains the following coding sequences:
- the LOC118685576 gene encoding trypsin I-P38-like isoform X2: MKCLLLLAFIGVAVAFPTFAEDDDDKIVGGYTCAKNSVPYQVSLNSGYHFCGGSLISSQWVLSAAHCYKSRIQVQLGKHNLELTESTQQFINSAKVIRHSGFSSYTLDNDIMLIKLATPATLSNAVQTIPLPTSCVAAGTTCLISGWGNTLSSGTNYPDQLQCLKAPVLTAEQCSDAYPGQITKNMMCVGYVEGGKDSCQC, from the exons ATGAAGTGCCTGCTGCTTCTCGCCTTTATTGGGGTGGCTG TTGCCTTCCCCACCTTTGCTGAAGACGATGATGACAAGATTGTGGGAGGCTACACCTGCGCAAAGAACTCTGTGCCCTATCAGGTGTCCCTGAATTCTGGATATCACTTCTGTGGAGGTTCCCTCATCAGCAGCCAGTGGGTCCTGTCAGCTGCTCACTGCTACAAATC TCGCATCCAAGTGCAGCTCGGGAAACACAACCTGGAGCTCACCGAATCCACACAGCAGTTTATCAACTCTGCTAAAGTCATCCGCCACTCTGGCTTCAGCTCCTACACCCTGGACAATGACATCATGCTCATCAAGCTGGCCACCCCAGCCACTCTCAGCAATGCTGTCCAAACCATTCCTCTGCCTACCAGCTGCGTGGCCGCCGGCACCACCTGCCTGATCTCCGGCTGGGGCAACACTCTCAGCAGTGGCA CTAACTACCCGGACcagctgcagtgcctgaaggCTCCGGTCCTCACCGCCGAGCAGTGCTCTGATGCCTACCCTGGGCAAATTACCAAGAACATGATGTGTGTCGGATACgtggagggaggaaaagacTCCTGCCAG tgcTAG
- the LOC118685576 gene encoding trypsin I-P1-like isoform X1 produces the protein MKCLLLLAFIGVAVAFPTFAEDDDDKIVGGYTCAKNSVPYQVSLNSGYHFCGGSLISSQWVLSAAHCYKSRIQVQLGKHNLELTESTQQFINSAKVIRHSGFSSYTLDNDIMLIKLATPATLSNAVQTIPLPTSCVAAGTTCLISGWGNTLSSGTNYPDQLQCLKAPVLTAEQCSDAYPGQITKNMMCVGYVEGGKDSCQGDSGGPVVCNGQLQGIVSWGYGCAQRGYPGVYTKVCNYVSWIQSTMASN, from the exons ATGAAGTGCCTGCTGCTTCTCGCCTTTATTGGGGTGGCTG TTGCCTTCCCCACCTTTGCTGAAGACGATGATGACAAGATTGTGGGAGGCTACACCTGCGCAAAGAACTCTGTGCCCTATCAGGTGTCCCTGAATTCTGGATATCACTTCTGTGGAGGTTCCCTCATCAGCAGCCAGTGGGTCCTGTCAGCTGCTCACTGCTACAAATC TCGCATCCAAGTGCAGCTCGGGAAACACAACCTGGAGCTCACCGAATCCACACAGCAGTTTATCAACTCTGCTAAAGTCATCCGCCACTCTGGCTTCAGCTCCTACACCCTGGACAATGACATCATGCTCATCAAGCTGGCCACCCCAGCCACTCTCAGCAATGCTGTCCAAACCATTCCTCTGCCTACCAGCTGCGTGGCCGCCGGCACCACCTGCCTGATCTCCGGCTGGGGCAACACTCTCAGCAGTGGCA CTAACTACCCGGACcagctgcagtgcctgaaggCTCCGGTCCTCACCGCCGAGCAGTGCTCTGATGCCTACCCTGGGCAAATTACCAAGAACATGATGTGTGTCGGATACgtggagggaggaaaagacTCCTGCCAG GGAGATTCCGGCGGTCCCGTGGTCTGCAACGGACAGCTCCAGGGCATTGTCTCCTGGGGTTATGGATGTGCCCAGCGGGGCTATCCCGGAGTTTACACCAAGGTTTGCAACTACGTCTCCTGGATCCAGTCCACCATGGCCTCCAACTGA